In Callospermophilus lateralis isolate mCalLat2 chromosome 18, mCalLat2.hap1, whole genome shotgun sequence, one DNA window encodes the following:
- the LOC143638202 gene encoding vomeronasal type-1 receptor 2-like, protein MAAWGLRELHSDIGCKLLFYLHKLGRDVSIGTTCLLSVFQAVTISPRGSRWAELKVRVPRYKGTFLAICWVLNMMLSTLVPVHVTGRQSSRNNTNRRDYGHCSAVFQDKVPGSVYLLLALVRDVFCVGLMLWASGSVVFILYRHKQRMQHVLRSNVSPRSSPESRATQGILALVGAFVSLSTLSSVLHIPLAFVKNSILWLVNTSTLIAGCFPAVSPYILMSYDSRVCRIQCVHPRKMTTPKSVRET, encoded by the coding sequence ATGGCAGCTTGGGGGTTACGAGAGCTGCACAGTGACATTGGCTGCAAACTTCTTTTCTATCTACACAAACTGGGCAGAGATGTGTCCATTGGCACCACCTGCCTCCTGAGTGTCTTCCAGGCCGTCACCATCAGCCCCAGGGGCTCCAGGTGGGCAGAGCTGAAGGTGAGAGTTCCCAGGTACAAGGGCACCTTCCTTGCCATCTGCTGGGTTCTGAACATGATGCTGAGTACCCTGGTACCTGTCCATGTGACTGGAAGACAGAGCAGCAGAAATAACACCAACAGAAGGGACTATGGACACTGTTCTGCTGTCTTTCAGGACAAAGTCCCAGGCTCAGTCTACCTGTTGTTGGCATTAGTCCGGGACGTTTTCTGTGTGGGGCTCATGCTCTGGGCCAGCGGCTCCGTGGTTTTCATCCTCTATAGACACAAACAGCGGATGCAACATGTTCTCAGGAGCAATGTCTCTCCCAGATCTTCCCCTGAGTCCAGGGCCACGCAAGGCATCCTTGCCCTGGTGGGGGCCTTTGTGTCTCTGTCCACTCTCTCCTCTGTCTTACACATTCCCTTGGCTTTTGTAAAGAATTCCATTTTGTGGCTGGTGAACACCTCCACGCTAATCGCTGGGTGCTTCCCAGCAGTCAGCCCCTACATTCTCATGAGCTATGACTCCAGAGTGTGCAGGATCCAATGTGTCCATCCAAGGAAAATGACAACCCCTAAGAGTGTGAGAGAAACATAA